From the genome of Musa acuminata AAA Group cultivar baxijiao unplaced genomic scaffold, Cavendish_Baxijiao_AAA HiC_scaffold_145, whole genome shotgun sequence, one region includes:
- the LOC135656110 gene encoding photosystem II protein D1-like: MTAILERRESTSLWGRFCNWITSTENRLYIGWFGVLMIPTLLTATSVFIIAFIAAPPVDIDGIREPVSGSLLYGNNIISGAIIPTSAAIACYMGREWELSFRLGMRPWIAVAYSAPVAAATAVFLIYPIGQGSFSDGVAGVFGGFPIQCYAWFLGISTMAFNLNGFNFNQSVVDSQGRVINTWADIINRANLGMEVMHERNAHNFPLDLAAVEVSSTNG; the protein is encoded by the exons ATGACTGCAATTTTAGAGAGACGCGAAAGTACAAGCCTATGGGGTCGTTTCTGCAACTGGATAACCAGCACTGAAAACCGTCTTTATATTGGGtggttcggtgttttgatgatccctaccttattgaccgcaacttctgtatttattatcgccttcattgctgctcctccagtagatattgatggtattcgtgaacctgtttctggttctctactttatgGAAATAATATTATCTCTGGTGCTATTATTCCTACTTCTGCAGCTATAG CTTGTTACATGGGTCGTGAGTGGGAACTTAGTTTCCGTCTGGGTATGCGTCCTTGGATTGCTGTTGCATATTCAGCTCCTGTTGCAGCTGCTACTGCTGTTTTCTTGATCTACCCTATTGGTCAAGGAAGTTTCTCTGATG GTGTAGCTGGTGTATTCGGCGGCTTCCCTATTCAGTGCTATGCATGGTTCCTTG GTATTAGCACCATGGCTTTCAACCTAAATGGTTTCAATTTCAACCAATCCGTAGTTGACAGTCAGGGTCGTGTCATTAACACTTGGGCTGATATCATCAACCGTGCTAACCTTGGTATGGAAGTAATGCATGAACGTAATGCTCACAACTTCCCTCTAGACCTAGCTGCTGTCGAAGTTTCATCTACAAATGGATAA